One Capsicum annuum cultivar UCD-10X-F1 chromosome 2, UCD10Xv1.1, whole genome shotgun sequence genomic window carries:
- the LOC107860419 gene encoding E3 ubiquitin-protein ligase At3g02290, translated as MGAVCCCLRDECEDFANPNSSIYRNCICLRSLVQNFLHVYASLFRRGEQHAIPSSPRGTASLSSTASLDNSLSDMYRSPPRPLPYDADPRCFRLQRDGLISRREKGSSHSHEETEPLQRSDIDDDSESLGAVNKWKESICEEGSKEYNSKSLKLSTAKTTTEFTQICYSSEDEDVCPTCLEEYTEENPKIVTKCSHHFHLGCIYEWMERSDNCPVCGKVMIFNESP; from the exons ATGGGTGCAGTTTGTTGCTGCTTGCGAGATGAATGCGAAGATTTTGCCAATCCAAACAGCTCAATATATAGGAACTGCATATGCCTTCGATCTCTTGTTCAAAACTTCTTGCACGTG TATGCATCTTTGTTTCGTAGAGGTGAACAACATGCCATTCCTTCATCCCCTCGAGGTACAGCATCTTTGAGTTCTACAGCATCCCTTGATAACTCACTATCTGATATGTACCGCTCTCCTCCGAGACCACTTCCTTATGATGCCGATCCCAGATGCTTCCGCTTGCAACGAGATGGGCTCATCTCAAGAAGGGAGAAAGGCTCAAGTCACTCGCATGAGGAAACTGAACCACTACAAAgaagtgatattgatgatgattctGAATCTTTGGGTGCGGTTAATAAATGGAAGGAGTCTATCTGTGAAGAAGGATCAAAAGAATACAATTCCAAGTCATTGAAACTCTCAACAGCTAAAACAACTACTGAATTTACTCAAATTTGTTATTCTTCAGAAGATGAAGATGTCTGCCCTACATGTCTTGAAG AATATACAGaagaaaacccaaaaatagtGACAAAATGCTCTCACCACTTCCACTTGGGTTGCATATATGAGTGGATGGAGAGAAGTGACAACTGTCCAGTATGTGGCAAG GTGATGATATTCAATGAGTCGCCATGA